The following nucleotide sequence is from Trifolium pratense cultivar HEN17-A07 linkage group LG2, ARS_RC_1.1, whole genome shotgun sequence.
TGGGGGATAACTTGGTTTTTCTCTGCTAACTATGATAAAGAGAAACCAGTAACAACTCGGGTTTAAAGTGACGTTGAATAGCCTACTAACTGCGACATATTTAAAAATTCCCTCAACGAGATACTTCAAAACTTCATTGCCATGAAGAAAACCAATGTTTACCTAATTCCTAAGCATGTATATAGATCATATACAGTGGAGTGAGTTGACAAATAAATGTTACATTCTGCCAAGATGCTTCAATATAACAAAGACAACAAATcacaaaacaataaattaagggtttgtttggtttaagaaaatattttgttttcattttctactttCACTAATTAAAAAagcattattttgttttctcaaatcAATCAGACCTATATTCTAACAAAATAAACAACTCAATCAGACCTAAGAATGAATCGAATGATAGAACATAGGTCTTACTGTTTCCTCTGGTTCAAGAACATTTGCAATGCGCCTCTTCATGATTGCCACATCTTTAGAAGAAAGTTCTTGGACctcctcttcatcttttgttgcTGCAGTGCTTAATCCAGCAAATCTAGGATCAATCTCAACATTGTCAAGCCATGCATCCTGCAAGTATCCTCAACAATTtattaatagaataaaaaagaaGTAGCTGTGAATAAAGAATGAAAAATACTAGAAAATAGAACTCTAACCTTAATCTCATCGTCTCTTACGTATTCAACAAAATTCCCGGATGCATCGAAATAACCTTCTTCCCTTTCTTTATCTAGGTTGAAAGGCTCAATGTGAATCCCGTCTTCAACAAAATTCTCATTTGCCTGCCAACAAACATCACCAATCACTGATTGCTTGCCTATCCTTTATATTAATCTAAGGATGCATGAATATGGAAACAAATTGACTAAAATTACTACCAATTTAGGAAAGAATCACAGTACGAAAATGCATTTGAATTCGAAGTTCGAACACAAGCCAACTGGCTACGAACTTCACAAGCGTACAATTAAGGCAACTAAAATCCATTACAAACACTCCATACAACAAATAGAAATTAGTTTAGAAAAAAGATTCATCCCAAGCATTGCCAATTAATGAAACACTCCAAGTgctgaaaattgaaatatatcaaCAAGCTTTATACAATGGAGTAAACTAAACTCAAATTCCCAAGTAATAGGAAAGTGCAGAAACAGAAAATGAATAATTCATTCATCAACGTTTGTATTTTGTACAccatataaacaataatttgactCTTTTACTAAGAACCCTATTGTCTATCAACataataaatcaaagaaaacCCTACAAAAACAAACCTTATATTTCACTTCAGCAGCCGATATATTGTTTGAAATAACTCCATGTTCCTCACTCAAAAGCTCAGCAGTAATGTGATTCCTACGTTTCATCCGCTCTTTCGCAGCGACAACCGGATTGGACAAATCATTCACATTCTCCTCGACAATTACTTTCTCAACTATTACATCTACTGGTTTCCCTTTCTTACCCTTCGGAAACCTCACCCTCTTAGCTCTGTATAATTAcataaattcaaatcaattatCACAAAATTAAGTTCCACAAAAactcattattattataataacaaCACAGAAGCTATTAAATCAGTTAATAACAAtgaatgaaaatttgtgaattGTAATGAATAATAGGATTAGAGtttgtgagtgagtgagtgaataAGAGGGAGAAGAAAAATTACGGTGGATTTGTGGTGGAATTGTCATCGTCTTCTTGAAGGGGGCGTTTACCGGTGGAACGAGATGATGAACCTCCTCCTGACATTGAAGCTTCtgaagaagaataagaagaagcTGTTAAACGCTTTCAGCATAAGAAAACAATCACAATCTCTGAGAAAACGAAGATTGAAAGAAACAAGAAACGTACCGTTAAGAGGTGAAAATCGAGTGGTTTGAAACCCTAATAACGATTAGCAGTGAAATCGCTCGTTCCTTTCTCTATAACATTTCTTtcgttcctttttttttcttcagaagttcattttttggttttattattgttttttaagtgATTTGCGCAAATTcatttgttctttttatttctcgattattattattttttagagttACATCACTAAATAGTCCttatagatttttaaaatttcgtttttaattcctaattttttttttttatattttttgttttttgaaaaattttctattatgcgtaaaaaaaattctattataCCAACATAGTGACATAAGTGATAAATACTTGAATCTCTCGACCATTTGATCCTGTGTTCGATCCCTGGTCGGTGcatatggagaaacatttgttgggagaggtcaaccccttgTATGGATATCTGTACTTCGAgaggattagtctctgcagttgtgCGCGAAGAATACCTTTGgttcacaaaaaaaattctattataaTTTTGCATCTCTACTTTTCATTTAACTCGTGTATATTattcgaaatttaatttttttttttgcaattatgTTTAGtactatgtgttttttttttgcaaaagtttaaatttgaaaagtatagaaatgtgaaagtataaaaaaaattccatagACCAAAAAGTGTGAAAAGAATTTttaagaattaaaaataaaattctggaaaactataagtaaaaataagacATCTTttacaaataataacaagataattgcattccttaaaaaaaaaactccttttATCTCTAACTAGTGGCCAGACGGGCAGTATGaattttgttgaagaaacatGAAAGAGATGTATAAACTAAAAGAATGTTACAAATGAATAGAAACTATTATAGTTGGATTtggaagttaaaaaaaaaaagtagtttatTTTGGAAGTTATTAAAGAAAAGTGTGACCACCCAGCCCCAGCTccagaaaaacataaaattgcAGCACAGATATATTACCACCCAGCCCTAGCTCCAGAAAATCAGTTTCTAATAAGGCCATAAACAGACCAAGCTCTTCTTCAAGCACAAACTAGATGTCCTTAGCCATATGAAGAATATAAATTGAAGGCATAAGGAGATTGTCTTAGATGGCATAAGGAAATTTAATATGGTCTATGACAGCAAGGGCAACGCCTTCTCTAGTTttcatttatctattttatatacCAACTTTTGAAAGCAAAACTCAACAACATGACCATGTCTAGCAAAAATACTGCCTTTGAATGTGCAGGATCAACTCCCTATATTCCTTCAGTTCTTGATAGAGAGTTATCTCAATGGTTTTAATTATTATTCCATCCAACTTCAttagagagaagagaaagattTGAGTGGAATGTCAAAGTTTACATTGACTTTCCTACCAATTTAAACATGGTGTGTTGCCAATAATAAGTATGTTAGAACAGCAAACTGGTTCAAAAATCAAACGAATAAAGAAACAATAAACGCGAACAATGAACATATGATGTTTGGTAACTAAGTTCAACCAATATAGCCTACATCTCCGACTCCTTTGTATTATCAGTGAAAAATTGAAGTTTACAATGCACAACTTGTATTTAAACACTACAGTCCTGACTACAACATCATCCCTAAACCAAACCCCCAGTCAGTCACCAGTCCACAACAAATGTTGCGCTTGGTCCAAGGACAAGTCTCTCTTGTTCCGCTCTATTGACGCTACCCACTTAACATTGATTATGAGCCATACTCAACAATAGCTGACTCATTTGACTCATTTCTTGTTCTTTGCACTCTTTTAACTGAGATTTCCCTCCTATTCTTCTACCTTTTTATATCAGCACCCTGCATCCAgatttttaacaattattaagTATGCATGTATGTAACAGCATTTTCATTAAATAGGAACACATCTAAAACCATGAGTTTTATAACACCACACTGCTTAGTTCATCAAACTACAGTCATGATCTCATTGTTTTGATCTGACATATAAGCAAAATTGATATTACAGATTGGTAAAtagtaaaggaaaaaaagaatataaaactaacaaaatataattttagcaTTGAGATAGAAGAAACCACACAATCGATTAGTCTTTGTTGAGTTTTTGAAAAGATTAGATAATGAGAAATTACTTGCTTGAGCAGTTTTCGAACTTCTGTAAGTGTTCAATTTGTTAGTTTTTCATCACTCTCCGATTCAGTGAGAGATTTGCAATTAAGACCATATTGTTATCAAGTAAGTATCAAGCACAAGGAATTTGATTAAATCATGGTGCAAGGAAAATGGTTGAAATTCATTGTTTTATTTACAcagtttttatttaatgtaatgGTTATGAAAGAAATTAATCATTCACCTATTCAAATGAGGGACCTGCAACATAATCCTGCATGTGCTTCATGGCATTGGCAGTGGCAAGGGTATGTCGTGGTCACAGTACACAGTCA
It contains:
- the LOC123909890 gene encoding uncharacterized protein LOC123909890 isoform X2, with protein sequence MSGGGSSSRSTGKRPLQEDDDNSTTNPPAKRVRFPKGKKGKPVDVIVEKVIVEENVNDLSNPVVAAKERMKRRNHITAELLSEEHGVISNNISAAEVKYKANENFVEDGIHIEPFNLDKEREEGYFDASGNFVEYVRDDEIKDAWLDNVEIDPRFAGLSTAATKDEEEVQELSSKDVAIMKRRIANVLEPEETVLQCLRRLKGSGDRKTKMSGETKIVFDQLTEDAMKLMENGEYDVYHEKRDVFEREAEGYEELARARGEGTSSPADDFDMFADDDAANKPSTDENNAISEPSSDAINSGGAMQSDYVYDESSGYYYSSSLGYYYDPNTALYCSAESGKWYSFNEEAGTYDEIPEVSSNLS
- the LOC123909890 gene encoding uncharacterized protein LOC123909890 isoform X1 translates to MSGGGSSSRSTGKRPLQEDDDNSTTNPPAKRVRFPKGKKGKPVDVIVEKVIVEENVNDLSNPVVAAKERMKRRNHITAELLSEEHGVISNNISAAEVKYKANENFVEDGIHIEPFNLDKEREEGYFDASGNFVEYVRDDEIKDAWLDNVEIDPRFAGLSTAATKDEEEVQELSSKDVAIMKRRIANVLEPEETVLQCLRRLKGSGDRKTKMSGETKIVFDQLTEDAMKLMENGEYDVYHEKRDVFEREAEGYEELARARGEGTSSPADDFDMFADDDAANKPSTDENNAISEPSSDAINSGTEGGAMQSDYVYDESSGYYYSSSLGYYYDPNTALYCSAESGKWYSFNEEAGTYDEIPEVSSNLS